One Mauremys mutica isolate MM-2020 ecotype Southern chromosome 9, ASM2049712v1, whole genome shotgun sequence DNA segment encodes these proteins:
- the LOC123377937 gene encoding ras-related protein Rab-39B-like encodes MEAIWLYQFRLIVIGDSTVGKSCLIRRFTEGRFAQVSDPTVGVDFFSRLVEIEPGKRIKLQIWDTAGQERFRSITRAYYRNSVGGLLLFDITNRRSFQNVHEWLEETKVHVQPYQIVFVLETGGIRTRGDLNEMEQKREFYMYWFCMPRVEATV; translated from the exons aTGGAAGCGATTTGGCTCTACCAGTTCCGCCTGATCGTGATCGGAGACTCCACCGTGGGCAAATCCTGCCTGATCCGCCGCTTCACCGAGGGGCGCTTCGCCCAGGTCTCGGACCCCACGGTGGGCGTGGATTTCTTCTCCCGGCTGGTGGAGATTGAGCCGGGGAAGCGGATCAAGCTGCAGATCTGGGACACGGCCGGGCAGGAGCGGTTCAG ATCCATCACCAGAGCCTACTACAGAAACTCAGTAGGCGGGCTCCTCTTATTTGACATTACAAACCGCAGGTCCTTCCAGAACGTCCATGAGTGGCTAGAAGAGACAAAGGTGCACGTCCAGCCCTACCAGATTGTCTTCGTTTTG GAGACAGGAGGCATAAGAACAAGAGGGGATCTGAATGAGATGGAACAGAAGAGGGAATTTTACATGTACTGGTTTTGTATGCCACGTGTTGAAGCCACAGTCTGA